The genome window CCGGTGCCCAGCCGGCCGGCCCGGCAGGTGCCGGATCACGGTCGCGGTGCCGCCGGCCACGCCACCAACCACGGTGGCTGTAGTGGCGTACATGCCGGCCGGGCCGGGCAGCGCCCCCTGGGTGTGGGCGGGCCAGGCGAGCTGGGGGTCGTTCCAGTGGTGGGGGAGCTGCCACAGCACGCTGGCGACGTCGGTGGGGCTGAGGTCGAGCCAGGTGTGGCCGAAGGCGAGGCCGGCGAGCTGGCCGGTGGTCCAGGCCAGCAGCCCGGCGGTGCCGGTGCCCAGCAGCCCGTAGAGGATGACCTGCTCGGCGAAGCCGCCAAACGGCGGCGTGTCGGGCGCCCGGTACCCGCCTGGGGGTAGGGGGGGCCACGGCTCACGCATCGGAACCACCACCCGGCGCCTGTCCGCTACGGAGGTGAGAAGGACGAAGTGGCAGCGCAGACGCGCGACCATCGGGGTGCGTCATGGGGCCAACTCTCCTGATGCATGGCCCGGGCTGGTGCTGCCGACACCGCCCGGGCTCTTGTCTACGCGGGGGTCCGCGCGGCCTGGTGTCCGGCGTCGGGTGCGGTGCTCGCGTCGAGTTGGACGCCGAGCTTGTCCTCGATGGCGGCGGCCGGGATGAGCCAGCGCCCGTCCAACTGCACCGCGCGGAGCGTCCCGCGCCTGATCAGGTTGCGGACGCCGGACTCCGACATGCCGACCATCTCGGCCACCTCACGGGGCCGGTAGGCCACCCGCTTGAGGGGCTTTTGCCTGAGCTTCTCCTGCAACTGGGGCCAACTCCTTCCCGGATCGCCGAGTGCTGCCGACACCACGGGGCGACCTTGCCGTCTTTGCCGTCTATGTCGAAGACGGTAGCCGGCCGAAGGAGACCAACCCGTACGAAAGTACGGGCAGCTCAGGAGTACGGGTTAGGGGAGCTGACAGCCAACCGGGCCAAGTCCCCGACGCTGACTGTCGAGAGGTCCCCACCTCCTGGTAGCAATGCTTCAACGCACCACTGGAGCCCTCCCTTGGCGGCGGTCTACGGGAGGTCAAACCTTCTCTTCATCTCGGCGGTTGCAAGCCCCTGGAGTACGGGCAGCATGGCCTCGTATTGTGGAGGCATGGGTAGCAGGTCGTGGTTGCTGTAAGAATCGGCATCATGGAGGAGCCGGGTCTCCCTGCGGCCGGTAGTAGAGCGGGAGACCCTTAATTGCCGCCCGCCGATGATCAACCGCGGTGATCACCTTCTGAGGCAGGACTCAGCACCCGCGGTGCATCGCTGTCCTCGGAACGATTTCGGGTCGAGCGTAGATCGGGACTGGGGTGGTTATTCGTTAGCCTCGATTCTCGGTGCAGAAATTTGATTGAGGTCCCGGGTGGCGCGTGATCTGTCCGTGCTGTTGATGTTCGGGTCGGGTCGCTGCTGGTGCTGCCCGGGGGAGGTCAGCGGGGTGGGAAGCGGAAGCGCAGGGGCCGGCCGTCCCACCAGGGGATGGGGAGTTGCAGGTCGGCGAAGCCGGCGTCGATGAGGACGGGGTGGTGGCTGCGCAGGGTGAGGTCGGCGGTGACGGCGTCGGGGGTGATGCGCAGGGTGCCGGTGTCGTCGAGGAAGTGCCGCCACAGGGTGTCGGGGGTGGTGTGCTGGTAGCGGGGCAGGTTGCGGGCGAAGAGGCGGTAGAGGTTGCCGGCGATGACGGTGAGGGTGGTGTCCAGGTCGACGTTGAGCGAGACGCTGGACGACAGGGCGTTGAGGCTGAATCCGGAAATGTAGGCGTCGAGCTCGTTTTCGATGAGCATCCGTTCGGCATAGCGGGCGAACAGGCTCTTGGCGGGGGTGACCTGGTCGGCGGTGATGAGCAGGGTGGGCTGGTCGCGGCCGATGTTCTTGATGGCGAGCTGGCGGGCCGGCGCGGTGACGCCTTTGAGTGTGACCGTGTCTTCGTGCAGGTGGGGGTGGCGGTAGCGGCCGGCACGGTCGATGGTGAGGTGCTTCCACTGGCTGGCCGGTAGTGCTTCAAGCCGGGCGAGCTCTTGCTTGCCGCGCTGGCGCAGGGTGAGCCAGGTGATGCCGCGGGCGCCCAGCTCGTCGAGGACCTTGTAGGTGGTGAGC of Actinomycetes bacterium contains these proteins:
- a CDS encoding helix-turn-helix domain-containing protein, yielding MQEKLRQKPLKRVAYRPREVAEMVGMSESGVRNLIRRGTLRAVQLDGRWLIPAAAIEDKLGVQLDASTAPDAGHQAARTPA